GGGGTCTAATTTGCCCCCCCCCCAGCCGAAGAATCCAATAAAGAAGACAATCATCAAGGGGGATGCTAAGTCCATATCTCACAGCATGTGTCCATCTGGATTTGTGGATCTGGAAAAGCATTGCAGAACAAACTGATGCTGTGTTGTCTTCCTTCTTCTTATGTTTATACGGATCTTTAGTCTCCCAGTATCTGAGAAATGTTTTTGCTGCTTCCAAGCACTTGCTGGTGACCATGGAATTGACTTGTGGAAGCTTCCTAGCTTGATTAAGAAAGGGACATGTAATCTAATCTAACAAAAtacaggaagaagaagaggtaggCAGGCAATGTCTGCACGGACAATTAAAGATTAATAACGCCGAGGCAGTGACTGAGATGAGAATTGAGCAGCACATGAGAGGATGAGCTGTGTCACAATTGCTGATATCCAAACCCGAGATGCTGTcatgcaaacaaggaagagaaGACAGAGGAGAGAACAAGATCATCTCAGCAGCATCCACAAGAGAGAGGTGGTGGCAAGTATAAAGCTACCTCATCCGAAGACTGCAAAGAGGGAAGAACAGCTACATGTAGGCATTAAAAATCTGATCAAGTTTGTCTTACACGCCGTCAGCTTTTTCCCACTAGGATTGGCACCAACTCGGTAGCCACCGACAATATCTCGCCCATTCTTACACCGAAGAGATCTAAGAACATGAACTCCACCAACACAAACGACAACTCAACTGCATGAACACATTAAATGACCTTGTGACCACCAAATGAGTTTGATCTAAAACACCATGGAAAGGCAGCAAAGCCAAAGGGATGAAGGAGAAGgaacaagaagaggaagaaaccctctctctctctctctgtctttccCCATCTGAATCTAACCGATGCTTTACCAATACCCTTCTGCATTCAGAGGATAAAGGTTCTGCGAGGCCTGTGACAAATGAGACCTGAGAACAATTACGCTCCTATTTACAGAGGATAGCACATGAAATTAGTAGGCAGTGACCTACATTTCATGGTCGGTCAGTGACAATTAGCACGAGAACGAGCAGTATGAACAGTTCCATCTTTCCCGGACGGACGCCACCACCATCGCATTGCTAAACTTCGACCCTCCAAATGATTCTATCACTTGCAGCGGTAGCGTGTGGTTTGTCAACCGCCGCCACCTTCGCCCGGTTGCCGATGCTGGTTTTGCTCCTTTCGCCTTGTGGGAGTTCACAGGTCTCGCTGACGGAACCGCGTCTTATGTCCGCAGGAGGGATGAAGCAGTCGGCTGACAGGCCAGGGACGTTGAAGGCCACCTCCTCAATGGTCCACGCCTCCTCCATCCTGGTCTTGGTGTGGCTCATGGCCACCTCGCCGAACCTGAAAAGAGTGACCACGGAGCGGCCGGAGTGGGCGATCATTATGCCTTCGACGGGGCGGTAGTCGTCGAGGAAGGAGTTGATGGTGGTCTCCCAATAGACCGCATCGCCGCCCGCGTTGGATTGGATTCGCGTGAGGTGCGAGTCCTCCATGTGCACCAGGAGCCCTGTTCTCTGGCTAAAGCAGCCGAAGAGGACGTGCCGAATGATCTCTGCGGGGCCTTCGCTCCTGGCTTTCAGCGTCTGCGGATCAGCGCAGAGCTTGAGGATGAAGCAATCCTCCCCATTaaccttcttctccccgatgcaACGTGCATTGGCAAACATGCTCGCCGTCGTCAGAGGATCAAGGCCCTGCTCAAACAAGCAATTCGTTCATTATAAGACGATGTGAGATGTGGGGAGCTGAAACCGTGATAGTTTGAAGTGCTATTATACCTGGAGGGCGCGCCGGAGAGGGCGGACGGGGCCCTTGGCCGCGTGCACGCCGAGCCACGGGGTGTGCCGCCAGACGAGTTGGCCATTGGAGCCGGCATGGACCTTGCTGCCGCCAACGGCGAGCTCGACGTACCACATGTCAGGGGCCATCTGCCAAAGGACGAAGCTGCCTGACTCAGCTGCACGCGCTGAGCCACCGCGATTCTTCACCACCTTGGTCGCAGTTTCGAACTCCGACGCCACCATCCTCACCTTGCCCATGGCGTAGGCATTCCGGATGGAGCTCTGCAGCTTGAGACCGCCCGATGCGGCCGTGTACTGCTGCAATATGTACTGAGCCGATGAGGTTTCCTGAAAGAAGGAAACGATGAATGAGTTAGCGGTGGATGGAGCACATCAAATTGCCATCTTTGAAACACCAAGCTCCAGATGTGAGCAGGAAAAAACTGCACTTTTTAATCCTCAAAATGGTTATTTGCGACAAGGAAACAGAATAAAGCGAAGAAGTAAAGGTGTTGGAGAGTGCAGACGTATAGAAGAACTATTAGTACGCGTAGTGACGCATCAAACAATGCCATTTTGGAACACAAGATTGAAACTTAGCTCTGGGAATGGAAGAACAGAGCACAGAGGACGATAGAAGCCGACGAAATTAACAGCGTTGGAGAGGGATGGAGACCAAGGCTTACAATGGGAGTCTCCTTGATGCTGAGATGGGGGAGAGGGTCGGCGGAGCTGACGTGCATGGGGGCGAGCGGCGCTCCCATTACTCCCAGCAGCAGGCGGAGATCGGAGCGGCGGAACGAGGAGGACCCAGCTGCGTTCGCGGGGGAGGACGTGACGGAGGGCGCCCGGGAGAGCTGGCCGCGGACCCAGCGGCCCCATCCTTCCCTCCGCGTGCCCCCGCCGTCCTCCGGCGCGTCGCCGTCAGGGCCCTCCATGAGCGGCGCTAGAGCCTCTCCGCCGGGCCGGAAGCTCCCGGATCTCGCGATCAGCGGCGCATCCGGCAGCTGCGCCAGCGAATGGTCCCGCCCGTGGCCCTTCCACCGCCGGGGGAGCAGCAGCAATGCCGCCGATGGCGACTGGCTCTTCGCTCTCGACCGCGCCGGCGACAGCCCCCGCACCACCTCCTCCAGCGCCGAAAACAACCCTTGCTTCTTCTCCATGGTCCGGTGCGTTCGTCTTCCTCCCTCCGCCGAACTATCCGTAACTTATTATAACTACAAGCAGTGCGAAGGGATGGACCAAAATGTGAAATATGTTTCGTCAAGGACCTCATAGTAATAATTGGTTGCGACTATAGGAAAAGGGAAAAGGAATGGGGTTAACGACAATTTAACATCTATCGAGGGTGGCGCTGAAAAAAGAGTAGGATGGATGGAATCACACGAGCGTCGACACTGACGGTACCTCTTTGGAGTAAGTCTCGTTACCTCCCGGGTACCCATAAGCCCCGACGTACCCAAGCCAAGGTAACACTGGCGTGATATCCAAAAGAAAATATTCCTTTGAAAATGGAGTCGGTATCCACACCGCGAATAAGCACACTTATCATGGGACGAGGCAAGACTCAAACGTGGCGCTCGTTATTGGGGGAGCAGCGCATGTGCCTCGCCTCACTAACGGCACCGTTAAAGGAAGGTTCGTCGAGGAATCCGACGGGCCGGAGACGGCGGAGCGTCGCGCGACGGGTGCGGCACGTGACCGGTTGCCAGATTCTTATGTTACAGGGTGGTGGCCTAATGCCGATGCATCTTGACCGTGAGAAGTTAGATCAGACGGCTGAGGAAGAGATGTTTCGAGCGGTTGTTAGCGGCCTATTTGGTCACAGCTTTGACCGAGTAAACTGAGTCAAAATTAAATTCACATCGGATCTAACTTGAGCCCTGACTCTTCGTGACGATCGATGGCACCAAACTCAAATTAAGCCATTAGTTTCCACTGGGATCTTGGAATAGTTGGTCGATGGTCTTTCGTCCCATCACCACCCTGTGTCAGATTTGCTTGAAAGCAAGACATAAGGGTGGGAATCGGACGCGTTGCACTTTGGGCATGTGAGACCGGCCATCGAGGAGGTGCATGAGGCATGTGGACTACACGTGGGGTTTCCGAATGATGAGAAGCGCCCGCCGGCATCACTGTAATCCACCCGACAGATGACTTGTCACCACCTGCCACGGGGCCCACCACCTGGGCGAGTCCGATCTGATTGCTCAAAATATATAGCGATATTTTATTCCAAGTTCCTTTTTTTTTCCGTAAAAGATACatattttcattattaatttATAAGACTAATTATgagtttattaaataatttagtgATCACGGTATATCagatatttattaaaattaaaattaatttcatatTTAATATGAGAATAAAAATATGA
Above is a genomic segment from Musa acuminata AAA Group cultivar baxijiao chromosome BXJ3-4, Cavendish_Baxijiao_AAA, whole genome shotgun sequence containing:
- the LOC135636026 gene encoding uncharacterized protein LOC135636026; its protein translation is MEKKQGLFSALEEVVRGLSPARSRAKSQSPSAALLLLPRRWKGHGRDHSLAQLPDAPLIARSGSFRPGGEALAPLMEGPDGDAPEDGGGTRREGWGRWVRGQLSRAPSVTSSPANAAGSSSFRRSDLRLLLGVMGAPLAPMHVSSADPLPHLSIKETPIETSSAQYILQQYTAASGGLKLQSSIRNAYAMGKVRMVASEFETATKVVKNRGGSARAAESGSFVLWQMAPDMWYVELAVGGSKVHAGSNGQLVWRHTPWLGVHAAKGPVRPLRRALQGLDPLTTASMFANARCIGEKKVNGEDCFILKLCADPQTLKARSEGPAEIIRHVLFGCFSQRTGLLVHMEDSHLTRIQSNAGGDAVYWETTINSFLDDYRPVEGIMIAHSGRSVVTLFRFGEVAMSHTKTRMEEAWTIEEVAFNVPGLSADCFIPPADIRRGSVSETCELPQGERSKTSIGNRAKVAAVDKPHATAASDRIIWRVEV